The region GGTTACACAAAGACGGCAAAATCGTGACCGTCACCATCGAAGCCGGCAAAGCCGTCGGCGATGAATTGCAGGTAAAATTCGAAGGTATCGATGACCGCGACCAAGCATTTTTACTGCGCGGTTATACCATCGAAATCCCCCGCTCCGAATTTGCCCCTACAGAAGAAGACGAATTCTATTGGGCGGATTTAGTGGGCATGACCGTTGTCAACCAAGAAGGCTTGACTTTGGGCACTGTCCAAAACCTGATGGAAACCGGCGCCAACGATGTATTGGTAATTCATGGCGAATACGGTCAAAAATTGATTCCGTTTGTGTCAAAATACATTGGAAACGTAGATGCCGGCAAGCAGACCATCACCGTTGACTGGGGCTTGGATTACTGATGTTGGTTCAAAGCATCACCCTGTTTCCGGAAATGTTTGACAGCATTACAGAATACGGCGTGACCGGTCGGGCAAGAAAACAGAATTTATGGCAATTTAAGGCCATTAATCCGCGCCAATTTGCCGACAACAAACTCGGCTACATCGATGACCGGCCTTTCGGCGGCGGCCCGGGCATGATTATGCAGGCGCCTCCGTTGCAAGCTGCGATTGAAGAGGCGAAAAAAAACAGCCCAAGCCACAGCAAAGTCATTTATCTCAGCCCGCAAGGCGCATTGTTCAACCATCGGAAGGCGGTTGAATTGTCGCAATCAGACAGCCTGATTTTATTATGCGGACGCTATGAAGGCATTGACGAGCGCTTGTTGCAACAGAACGTTGACGAAGAAATCAGTATGGGCGACTTCGTCGTTTCCGGTGGCGAATTACCGGCAATGATGCTGATGGATGCGGTATTAAGATTTGTACCCGGTGTATTGGGCGATATTCAATCTGCCGAGCAGGATTCGTTTTCAGACGGCCTGTTAGACTGCCCGCATTACACCAAACCTTTAGAATTTCAAGGTATGGCTGTGCCGGATATTTTGCGTTCGGGCAACCATGCATTGATTGCCGAGTGGCGGTTGAAGCAATCGCTGCAACGCACTTTAGTGCGCAGACCGGATCTTCTGGAAAAGCGCAGTTTAATCCCAAAGGAAACCCGCCTCTTACAAGAAATCTTGGCAGAGCAACGGGAAATCCAATCATAATCTAGGAAAAACAATGAACCTGATTCAACAATTAGAGCAAGAAGAAATTGCTCGTTTGAACAAAGAAATCCCCGAATTCGCACCGGGTGACACCGTAGTCGTGTCTGTACGCGTGGTAGAGGGTACCCGTAGCCGTCTGCAGGCTTACGAAGGTGTAGTAATCGCCCGTCGTAACCGTGGCTTGAACAGCAACTTCATCGTGCGCAAAATCTCTAGCGGCGAAGGCGTTGAGCGTACTTTCCAACTATACTCTCCAAACGTTGAAAAAATCGAAGTTAAACGCCGTGGTGACGTCCGCCGTGCGAAACTGTACTACTTGCGCGGCCTGACTGGTAAAGCAGCACGTATCAAAGAAAAATTGCCTGCCCGTAAAGGTTAATTTACCGGTAGTATGTAGCAGTTGCACAAAGTCATTTTACTAAAAAACAAAAGTCCTGACTTATTAAACCAAGTTAGGACTTTTTTATTATGACACAAAATTTATCAGGTAAGCGTAATTTGAAAGGTTATTGAAGGAAGCTCAAAAACAATCGAAGAAAAATAGCGGTGATGTACCGCCATTCTTGTTTCCACTTCCATTGGATTACTTTATATCGTTTTTCTCACTTCCCCCAACATAACTGGCAAAGCATCTCGAAAGCTTCCGCATCAGATAGTCGGGTCATCTTGATAGTCGAAAGCATGCGGGCTTTACCCGTTAA is a window of Neisseria yangbaofengii DNA encoding:
- the rimM gene encoding ribosome maturation factor RimM (Essential for efficient processing of 16S rRNA); its protein translation is MTDTQQWVAMGYIKGVFGVKGWLKIAANTEYTDSLLDYPQWRLHKDGKIVTVTIEAGKAVGDELQVKFEGIDDRDQAFLLRGYTIEIPRSEFAPTEEDEFYWADLVGMTVVNQEGLTLGTVQNLMETGANDVLVIHGEYGQKLIPFVSKYIGNVDAGKQTITVDWGLDY
- the trmD gene encoding tRNA (guanosine(37)-N1)-methyltransferase TrmD; its protein translation is MLVQSITLFPEMFDSITEYGVTGRARKQNLWQFKAINPRQFADNKLGYIDDRPFGGGPGMIMQAPPLQAAIEEAKKNSPSHSKVIYLSPQGALFNHRKAVELSQSDSLILLCGRYEGIDERLLQQNVDEEISMGDFVVSGGELPAMMLMDAVLRFVPGVLGDIQSAEQDSFSDGLLDCPHYTKPLEFQGMAVPDILRSGNHALIAEWRLKQSLQRTLVRRPDLLEKRSLIPKETRLLQEILAEQREIQS
- the rplS gene encoding 50S ribosomal protein L19: MNLIQQLEQEEIARLNKEIPEFAPGDTVVVSVRVVEGTRSRLQAYEGVVIARRNRGLNSNFIVRKISSGEGVERTFQLYSPNVEKIEVKRRGDVRRAKLYYLRGLTGKAARIKEKLPARKG